The Aerosakkonema funiforme FACHB-1375 nucleotide sequence CGTGGGTAACGAAAACTGTGGTGACGTGAACTTCGTCGTGCAGGCGTCGCAACCAAGCGCGGAGGTCTTTACGGACTTTGGCATCTAAGGCACCAAATGGTTCGTCCAGCAGCAACACTTGAGGTTGGACTGCTAGCGCCCTTGCTAGGGCGACCCGTTGTCTTTGACCGCCGGATAGCTGGGAGGGGTAGCGATTCCCCAGACTGTTCAACTGAATTAGTTCCAGCAGTTCTTGCACCCGCGCCTCGATCTGAGATTTTGGTAGTTTGCGGATTTCCAAACCAAAAGCAATGTTCTGACGCACAGTCATGTGTTTGAACAAAGCGTAGTGCTGAAACACAAATCCTATTTGGCGCTCTTGGACGCTAGTATGGGTGGCATCCTTACCAGTAATCCAGATTCTGCCGCTATCTGGCTTTTCCAGACCTGCAATTAACCGCAGCAAGGTTGACTTACCCGACCCGGATGGGCCCAACAGCGCTACCAGCGTGCCGCTTTTTACCTCCAGGTTAACTCGGTCAACTGCTTGGAAACTACCAAACTGCTTAGATACATTCTCAACAACGATACCCACAGAAAAGAACCTCTCTGACGCGCCATTTTCAACGTTATCTCAGTCAAACCACATTTTGTAAGCCGACATCCTGGGTGACCGATCGCCTTTTGACCCTAAAAATTGCATCTCTATTGAGAGAATCTCCCGTTACCCGATGCAATTTATGTAGTATTATCTCATATAAAGCTTACTCAATACCTAAGATAAGCGGGTTTTTGAATTTCTTGTCAAAAAGATTTACTAGCAATTTTTCCTTCCATTGCTGTAATTGAACTATATCTGATTAGAGATGCTTGTGTAGGATAATCTTGTTTTAAAACTTTAAGGATGACAGGTCGATCGTCCTGTTTTCGGATAGCGCGATAAACGAGCGAATTGGCACTTTCATATATTTGTGTTAAAATATTTTATCCGCTGAAAGTAAGCATACTTAGTCGTTCTCAGAGCGTAGCAAATCGGGCTGGGGAGAAATATTAACTTCTTGATTGAGAATGCCCTGAATATAATAAAAATCTTAAATATTAAATAAATCTAAATATTAAAGTATACAAATCTTCAGATAGGGAGCTTGTAGCTTCCTCTGACAGTATCGGGAATAAGTTTTGACGGTGTTGCGCGGTTTATTGCGGTAACATTATCAAAAACTGCAACTACCGCAAGCACTACCGCAATCCAAACCAGAGCCGCAATCAACAGCACTACAATCAATCCCAGAGGTGCAAAAGCTGCAATCGGGCAGATCGCAGCTAGGTAGATCGCAAGGAACAAGCCCGTCGCAGTTTATCCCTTCAGCCCCACATTCAACGCAACTCCAGCCAGCGTCTGTCAGGCAACGATCTTGTTTGTGGGTATTATTTTCTTTGGTCTGTTCCCGTTTGGCTTCATCCTCTGATTCAGAGTTTTCTATTCTGGCGCTCAGAATCCGATTAGCTTCTTTACAAGCCTGAAATCTTTGCCGGGATGCTTCGATCGCAGCCAATAAACCCTTGTAGGCGATCGTCCGTTTCACGTACTGAGAGCAAGACTCGCCGCCATAGAGCAATCGGTGAGCGCAGGAGAAACCTTTGCGAGGAGAAATGTGTTTCTGATAGCCTGCGATCGAAGCGCAAGCGATCTGTCGGATTCCGGAATCGAGCCAATCAGCGTTCATTTGTGCAATTGGGTGCATCTAACCTAAGATACAAATCGCTCAACCGAAATTCAGATCCTTATAGAGATATTAAGGTGTGTTGCATTTTATTCACATCCATAAGAGTAACGTAGGGGTTTTCAAAACTCCGTGATACCATCTCAGCTTGTAGGTTGATGAGATTGGGAGAAAACCTTTGACGATACGGGTTGCTGTTGTTGGTTCAGGCCCAGCGGGCTCCTCAGCCGCTGAAACGCTCGCCAAAGCTGGAATTGAGACGTATCTGTTCGAGCGCAAGCTAGACAATGCCAAGCCGTGTGGCGGTGCGATACCCCTGTGTATGGTGGGCGAGTTTGACCTGCCTCCACACATCATCGATCGGCAGGTGAGAAAAATGAAAATGATCTCACCTTCAAACGTTGAAGTCGATATCAACATAAACAAACAAGAAGAATATATTGGTATGTGCCGCCGCGAGGTGCTGGATGGCTTCTTGCGCGATCGCGCTGCTTCGTTAGGTGCCAATCTGATTAACGGCACAGTTTATAAACTGGATATTCCCACAAACAACACTGACCCTTATACCATCCACTATGCCGATCACTCGGATGGCAGTGCCGAGGGGACAATGAAAACCCTGAAAGCTGATGTAGTGATTGGGGCAGATGGAGCGAATTCCCGGATTGCCAAAGCCATCGATGCTGGCGATTATAATTATGCGATCGCCTTTCAAGAACGCATTCGCCTCCCCGAAGACAAAATGGCTTACTACGAAGACCTAGCCGAAATGTACGTTGGCAACGATGTTTCCACCGACTTCTACGCTTGGGTTTTCCCCAAATACGACCACGTTGCTGTTGGTACCGGCACCATGAAGGTGAACAAAGCCGACATCAAAAATCTGCAAGCAGGTATCCGCAAACGTGCTGCCAAGAAACTGGCAGGTGGTGAGATTATTAAAGTAGAAGCTCACCCAATTCCAGAACATCCCCGTCCTCGCCGCGTCGTCGGTAGAGTCGCGCTGGTAGGAGATGCCGCAGGTACTGTTACCAAGTCTTCTGGCGAAGGTATTTACTTTGCCGCTAAGTCTGCCAGGATGTGTGCCGAAGCGATCGTCGAATTTTCTAACGGCGGTACTCGCATCCCCACAGAAGCCGATCTCAAAGTTTACTTGAAACGTTGGGATAAGAAATACGGCCTCACTTACAAAGTGCTGGACATCCTGCAAACCGTATTTTATCGCTCCGACGCTACCCGCGAAGCTTTTGTGGAAATGTGCGCTGATAAAGATGTGCAGCGAATGACCTTTGACAGCTACCTATACAAAACAGTTGTGCCAGCAAATCCCTTGATTCAGATGAAAATTACTGCCAAGACGATCGGCAGTCTGCTGCGCGGTAATGCCCTAGCTCCTTAGAAATAGGTAAGTTTGGTGGTGGGAGGCCAAGAAACTGCCAGCTCCGCTAATAGCAGTAGGGTATGCGATCGCGCACCCTACTTTTTTGTTTGCTTATAAGTACAAATTCTACAGT carries:
- the yidD gene encoding membrane protein insertion efficiency factor YidD, giving the protein MNADWLDSGIRQIACASIAGYQKHISPRKGFSCAHRLLYGGESCSQYVKRTIAYKGLLAAIEASRQRFQACKEANRILSARIENSESEDEAKREQTKENNTHKQDRCLTDAGWSCVECGAEGINCDGLVPCDLPSCDLPDCSFCTSGIDCSAVDCGSGLDCGSACGSCSF
- the chlP gene encoding geranylgeranyl reductase, yielding MTIRVAVVGSGPAGSSAAETLAKAGIETYLFERKLDNAKPCGGAIPLCMVGEFDLPPHIIDRQVRKMKMISPSNVEVDININKQEEYIGMCRREVLDGFLRDRAASLGANLINGTVYKLDIPTNNTDPYTIHYADHSDGSAEGTMKTLKADVVIGADGANSRIAKAIDAGDYNYAIAFQERIRLPEDKMAYYEDLAEMYVGNDVSTDFYAWVFPKYDHVAVGTGTMKVNKADIKNLQAGIRKRAAKKLAGGEIIKVEAHPIPEHPRPRRVVGRVALVGDAAGTVTKSSGEGIYFAAKSARMCAEAIVEFSNGGTRIPTEADLKVYLKRWDKKYGLTYKVLDILQTVFYRSDATREAFVEMCADKDVQRMTFDSYLYKTVVPANPLIQMKITAKTIGSLLRGNALAP
- a CDS encoding sulfate/molybdate ABC transporter ATP-binding protein, with translation MGIVVENVSKQFGSFQAVDRVNLEVKSGTLVALLGPSGSGKSTLLRLIAGLEKPDSGRIWITGKDATHTSVQERQIGFVFQHYALFKHMTVRQNIAFGLEIRKLPKSQIEARVQELLELIQLNSLGNRYPSQLSGGQRQRVALARALAVQPQVLLLDEPFGALDAKVRKDLRAWLRRLHDEVHVTTVFVTHDQEEAMEVADEIVITNKGKIEQVGTPAEIYDNPATPFVMSFIGPVNVLPSTSHIFQQSGMESTQSEIFLRPHDILVQREPNGNTAPARVARLINLGWEVQAELILDDGQVVTAHLSRERFNELELQPQQRVYVKPKGAKSFPLYYSI